In the genome of Podospora pseudocomata strain CBS 415.72m chromosome 2 map unlocalized CBS415.72m_2.2, whole genome shotgun sequence, one region contains:
- a CDS encoding uncharacterized protein (EggNog:ENOG503NX9C; COG:S) gives MGLFSRRDKAPKAAADDQPALASSQSKTSLTSASSSIVTPINTSSRVINRTSAGTTSTAGPGTPLTPFSPTGMNPTLPKVDMPRPPDPQLDPAGYLRSLSAVRERCQILWSKALKNDLRHFDVDMRKFPDVVSFVANIIKRDYDAPFTTIPPHGRYQHFGVGGRDRIAHLLATWPEDMVDNTEKCKRMIDLFLVSVLLDAGAGTKWSYKSVENGRVYRRSEGIAVATLDMFKTGLFSGSPANKYQVDKEGLRQLTVEKLAQGLQSTPGNEMAGLEGRAQLLIRLSEALNNTEYFGEDGRPGNMLDHILSHPSTQASSVIIVPLTVLWNVLMDGLAPIWPPSRTAINGVSLGDAWPCSSMPQPAQSPTSPTFSPFPNTTGQSNGIAPWESILPFHKLTQWLTYSLMQPMQSIMKIQFAGQELLTGLPEYRNGGLFIDMGVMTLKPEDQERGLQHYAEYCQRTGTKAVEVAPMFEPSDDVIVEWRGATVGFLDMLALEVNRVLKAELAGGELSLAQVLEAGSWKGGREIAEVSRPNTKEPPILIDSDGTVF, from the exons ATGGGCCTGTTTTCAAGAAGAGACAAGGCGCCGAAGGCGGCCGCCGACGATCAGCCAGCGCTGGCCAGCTCCCAGTCTaaaacctccctcacctcggcTTCCTCGAGCATTGTCACCCCGATCAACACCAGCTCCCGCGTCATCAACCGCACATCAGCTGGAACGACGAGCACCGCCGGCCCAGGAACCCCTTTGACCCCTTTTTCCCCAACAGGCATGAATCCCACACTTCCCAAAGTCGACATGCCGAGACCACCAGATCCCCAGCTCGACCCTGCCGGGTATCTTCGCAGCCTAAGCGCTGTGCGGGAGCGTTGCCAAATCTTGTGGTCCAAGGCCCTGAAGAACGACCTGCGACACTTTGATGTCGACATGCGCAAGTTTCCCGATGTGGTCTCTTTTGtagccaacatcatcaag AGAGATTACGATGCCCCTTTTACCACTATCCCACCACATGGCCGATACCAGCATTTTGGCGTTGGTGGCCGTGACAGAATTGCCCATCTTTTGGCGACTTGGCCCGAGGACATGGTGGACAACACGGAGAAATGCAAACGCATGATTGACCTTTTCCTCGTGAGCGTTCTGCTTGATGCAGGCGCTGGAACCAAGTGGAGCTACAAGAGCGTCGAGAATGGCCGGGTATACAGACGATCAGAGGGCATTGCTGTGGCCACCTTGGACATGTTCAAGACG GGCCTGTTCTCTGGCAGCCCAGCAAACAAGTACCAAGTGGATAAGGAGGGCCTCCGACAACTGACCGTCGAGAAGCTGGCTCAGGGACTTCAGTCGACGCCCGGCAACGAGATGGCTGGTCTTGAGGGCAGAGCCCAACTCCTCATTCGCCTGAGTGAGGCTCTTAACAACACGGAGTactttggcgaggatggccGGCCAGGCAACATGCTTG ATCACATCCTCTCGCACCCGTCAACACAAGCATCTAGCGTGATTATTGTGCCTCTTACGGTGCTCTGGAACGTCTTGATGGATGGTTTGGCGCCAATTTGGCCGCCATCACGGACGGCTATCAATGGTGTTTCGCTCGGTGATGCTTGGCCATGCAGCTCTATGCCCCAACCGGCCCAATCTCCAACCAGCCCCACCTTTTCTCCTTTCCCCAACACCACGGGCCAGTCGAATGGCATTGCACCCTGGGAGAGCATCCTACCCTTCCACAAACTCACCCAATGGCTTACGTACTCGCTCATGCAACCCATGCAGAGCATTATGAAGATTCAGTTTGCTGGTCAGGAGCTCCTGACTGGGTTGCCAGAGTACCGAAACGGTGGGCTATTTATCGACATGGGTGTTATGACACTCAAGCCTGAGGACCAAGAGCGGGGTCTGCAACACTACGCTGAATACTGCCAGCGTACAGGCACCAAGGCCGTCGAGGTTGCGCCCATGTTTGAGCCTAGCGATGATGTTATCGTCGAATGGAGGGGTGCCACAGTGGGCTTCCTCGATAtgctggctttggaggtTAACCGAGTCTTGAAGGCGGAGTTGGCTGGCGGGGAGTTGAGTCTCGCACAAGTTCTGGAAGCTGGCAGCTGGAAGGGTGGCCGGGAGATTGCCGAAGTCAGCAGGCCAAACACCAAAGAGCCACCGATCTTGATTGACAGTGATGGGACAGTATTCTAG
- a CDS encoding uncharacterized protein (COG:S; EggNog:ENOG503P5JW): MLFTTASALAATLFAGLVSSQTPVGFTPAVEAKLEVIYGTKATIEPGTRFTKTETARQPTIGTSDVALNGTYVWLLIAPNSPSNFQNPSSGPRRTNLHALITGFKFSGQTVSVAGVSNPIYTLTSSSTGPITYVGPSPPAENPPYAHKYVSLLYETPEGFTVARQQVGQTFGFNLTTFVDTVGLTAAPVRASYISVAA; encoded by the exons ATGCTTTTCACCACCGCATCCGCCCTCGCAGCCACCCTGTTTGCGGGTCTGGTGTCTTCCCAGACCCCTGTTGGCTTTACTCCAGCTGTGGAAGCCAAATTGGAAGTCATATACGGCACAAAAGCGACCATCGAACCCGGAACAAGATTCACCAAAACAGAGACTGCACGACAACCCACCATTGGCACCAGCGATGTCGCGCTGAATGGCACATATGTCTGGCTTCTCATTG cccccaacagcccctccaacttccaaaacccctcctccggccccCGCCGCACCAACCTCCACGCCCTCATCACGGGCTTCAAATTCTCCGGGCAGACTGTCTCTGTTGCCGGCGTCAGCAACCCAATCTACACCctgacatcctcctccaccgggCCCATCACCTACGTCGGTCCTTCGCCTCCAGCAGAAAACCCCCCTTACGCCCACAAATACGTCAGCCTGTTGTACGAGACTCCAGAAGGCTTCACCGTGGCAAGGCAGCAAGTAGGACAGACATTCGGCTTCAACTTGACCACATTCGTCGACACTGTTGGGTTGACAGCCGCGCCAGTGAGGGCGAGTTATATCAGTGTAGCTGCATAG
- a CDS encoding uncharacterized protein (COG:S; EggNog:ENOG503NZIS), producing MDPRTYGPLHTIEETNPESRRNHHDMYHHHSIKKSIWAKLSQTWIFEFLGFLASLLCRGHCHPSSLVR from the coding sequence ATGGATCCGCGGACATACGGCCCTTTGCACACGATTGAGGAGACAAACCCAGAAAGTCGCCGCAATCACCACGAcatgtaccaccaccacagcatcaAGAAATCGATATGGGCAAAGCTCTCGCAGACGTGGATCTTCGAGTTCCTCGGGTTCCTGGCCTCTCTCTTATGTAGGGGCCACTGCCACCCTTCTTCGTTGGTACGATAA
- a CDS encoding uncharacterized protein (EggNog:ENOG503P4MB; COG:S), giving the protein MTIYKDKYSRKFRARYSGRSCLQHPTKTLSSPTQSKSPHLKTPITMHIQNLISSSFLLLLSFPISTTATTPRPPYPNRTLAGITMIDTPIVRDAQAYARRYCSDSTYNHIMRSWLLGLLHLSHDPALASKIDLEVHALGLILHDLATNHSLSAPFVTPNRRFEVDSAIAAADFIRSHPDGKKWPGWRVQRVWDGIALHAEPGLALYKEADVFAIYWGNELEFSWERPGGERKGVTAEERERVLQEFPRPTLEEGGRGNVFAFVAWYCKYKPESTYNTWMQPFGELLVPGYSAVGHRVIDGSLAAVGLNMSEILK; this is encoded by the exons atgacgATTTACAAAGATAAATACTCCAGGAAATTCCGTGCAAGATATTCTGGAAGATCATGTCTCCAGCATCCAACCAAGACACTTTCTTCCCCAACTCAATCGAAAAGTCCACACCTGAAAACACCCATCACGATGCACATCCAGAatctcatctcctcctcctttcttctgctcctttccttccctATCTCCACGaccgcaacaacaccacgccCCCCCTATCCCAACCGCACCCTAGCCGGCATAACCATGATCGACACCCCCATCGTCCGCGACGCCCAAGCCTACGCCCGACGCTACTGCTCCGACTCAACCTACAACCACATCATGCGCTCCTggctcctcggcctcctccacctctcccacgaccccgccctcgcctccaaAATCGACCTCGAAGTCCACGCCCTCGGCCTGATCCTCCACGACCTGGCAACcaaccactccctctccgcccccTTCGTCACCCCCAACCGGCGCTTCGAAGTTGATTCTGCCATTGCAGCAGCAGATTTCATCCGTTCACACCCCGACGGGAAAAAATGGCCGGGGTGGCGGGTTCAGAGGGTGTGGGATGGGATTGCGTTGCATGCCGAGCCCGGGTTGGCGTTGTATAAAGAGGCGGATGTTTTTGCGATATATTGGGGTAATGAATTGGAATTTTCGTGGGAGAGGCCCgggggagagaggaagggggtgacggctgaggagagggagagggtgttgcaGGAGTTTCCCAGGCCgacgttggaggagggggggagggggaatgtGTTTGCTTTTGTGGCTTGGTATTGTAAATACAAGCCGGAGAGCACTTATA ATACTTGGATGCAGCCGTTTGGGGAACTGCTGGTGCCGGGTTATTCGGCGGTGGGACATCGGGTTATTGATGGGAgtttggctgctgttggatTGAATATGAGTGAGATTCTCAAGTGA
- a CDS encoding uncharacterized protein (EggNog:ENOG503PQIT): MARGNTPGPRGGSSRGGRGGSRGRGGGRGGSRGRGRYVGAGYAASLTAIRENPEGVLSDINNVSSSPASGGFNLRRDPPSYRAGSNWFGPVSGSVLLRYFKCSPDSPESYQFQTINSGEGNPDGIAFAIVHEDDQPLWKSHGIVYTNSRHYLLPGYDEKKAALVAQHQEATEEEKVHRSINATTENIKFRRYGLEDGPDMEIFGLYGNISRIVVPGEWQKKKHESPILVGCNNTPSVKHTPGLHSPIAVFETLPDDDRVQYISWFRIEEIELFAANSAALAKNLHQVGMDGGVDTEWATLKLSKIFPGDAQYRRYSSWGKTEKRQFKLGQEIEHLRAVEDSDSDEEGLVGEREINVAGQPVADEQALVSEDTGAVVPAETKEDEEDLVELVRVLSEDERMQALVKQAEEVLTAREKERVVKDVVEEKEE, translated from the exons ATGGCTCGCGGAAACACCCCTGGCCCTCGCGGCGGCAGCTCTCGTGGTGGTCGCGGTGGCTCtcgtggccgtggtggtggacgtGGCGGAAGCCGTGGCCGTGGCCGATACGTCGGCGCCGGATAcgccgcctccctcaccgcCATCCGCGAGAACCCCGAGGGTGTCCTTTCGGACATCAACAATGTTTCGTCCTCACCTGCCTCTGGCGGGTTTAACCTCCGCCGCGACCCGCCCAGCTATCGTGCTGGTAGCAACTGGTTCGGCCCCGTCAGC GGTTCGGTGTTGCTGAGATACTTCAAGTGCTCACCCGACTCCCCCGAGTCTTACCAGTTTCAGACTATTAACAGCGGCGAGGGCAACCCAGATGGCATTGCTTTTGCCATCGTCCATGAAGATGATCAGCCTTTGTGGAAGAGCCACGGCATTGTCTACACCAATTCCAGGCATTATTTGCTCCCCGGGTACGATGAGAAGAAAGCTGCCCTTGTTGCCCAGCATCAGGAGGCTacggaggaagaaaaggtcCATCGCAGTATTAACGCCACCACAGAGAACATAAAGTTTCGTCGTTATGGCCTTGAGGATGGTCCCGACATGGAAATCTTTGGCCTGTATGGGAATATCTCTCGCATTGTTGTCCCTGGCGAATG gcagaagaagaaacacGAGAGCCCCATCCTCGTCGGTTGCAATAACACCCCCAGTGTTAAGCACACCCCTGGCCTCCACTCCCCCATCGCTGTATTCGAGACCCTTCCCGATGACGACCGTGTCCAGTACATCTCGTGGTTCCGGATTGAGGAGATTGAGTTGTTTGCCGCCAATTCTGCTGCGCTGGCGAAGAACTTGCACCAAGTCGGGATGGACGGTGGTGTGGATACCGAGTGGGCGACTTTGAAGTTGTCCAAAATCTTCCCGGGTGACGCCCAGTATAGGCGTTATTCGAGCTGGGGAAAGACTGAGAAGAGGCAGTTCAAGCTCGGACAAGAGATTGAGCACTTACGCGCGGTGGAggactcggactcggacgAGGAAGGTCTCGTGGGGGAGCGCGAGATCAACGTGGCCGGGCAGCCGGTCGCGGACGAGCAAGCGCTCGTGAGCGAGGATACTGGCGCGGTGGTCCCTGCTGAGAcgaaggaggacgaggaggatttgGTGGAGTTGGTCCGTGTGCTTTCTGAGGACGAGCGGATGCAGGCCTTGGTCAaacaggccgaggaggttttgACGGCTCGCGAGAAGGAGCGTGTGGTGaaggatgtggtggaggagaaggaggagtaa
- a CDS encoding uncharacterized protein (EggNog:ENOG503PEG1; COG:S): MLLTNLITPLAFLAATVSAIGSARVNNKCTSNVYVWPVGTNITGPYGLSGTVGYYAESFHVDPNTGGRALKISSHPDGLYTPGTPQTIFAYNLDVGANQVWFDLSNVFGNNPAFVGKKITVKSADPACTQEIVWPAGVPPAGSQVRVCSASSNVVLTLCA, from the exons atgctcctcaccaacctcatcaccccccttgCCTTCCTGGCAGCCACCGTCTCAGCCATCGGCTCAGCTCGGGTAAACAACAAGTGCACCTCCAATGTCTACGTTTGGCCCG TCGGAACCAACATCACCGGCCCCTACGGCCTTTCCGGCACAGTAGGCTACTACGCCGAGTCCTTCCACGTAGACCCCAACACGGGCGGCCGCGCCCTCAAgatctcctcccaccccgacgGCCTCTACACCCCCGGCACACCCCAAACCATCTTTGCCTACAATCTCGACGTGGGCGCCAACCAAGTCTGGTTTGATCTGAGCAACGTCTTTGGCAACAACCCCGCCTTTGTGGGCAAGAAGATCACCGTCAAGAGCGCTGACCCGGCTTGCACGCAGGAGATTGTTTGGCCTGCTGGTGTGCCGCCCGCGGGCAGCCAGGTCAGGGTTTGCAGCGCCAGCAGCAATGTTGTGTTGACTCTTTGCGCCTGA
- a CDS encoding uncharacterized protein (COG:K; EggNog:ENOG503NTX1) — MVSVPSASVSNGSITTISANAHAKDSPAMTTPSASIANGAKSKAAQVNGNGYHPPKPQVPLSSMKSAPLDLSSVERRGQPTMCKEPLKKKNRPHGLQEAPTYQPTEEEWKEPFEYIRKISKEAREYGLCKIIPPDSWNPEFAINTEKFHFRTRKQELNSVEGSTRANLTYLDALQKFHKQQGNTNLTRWPYVDKKPLDLYRLKKAVEARGGFEKVCKLKKWAEIGRDLGYSGKIMSSLSTSLKNSYQKWLCPYEEYLRTAKPGVYQQLELEYGGPLTPSPAQSPMKRSNVNTPLSLRAESPARHATDALQATMNGPKETDQDVQMSDTPVASTPQVSSGFTATNSGGFTAVNSGFTSINRPQNVASENKSLSTPKQYSTPLASSKNTPEYRPSSLGPAGLKRQLSCDDVEKDSPCDKDDVDGSRRSSKRLKKGNVPTVAGSHMSLFRPSAPRIPRDEALGSGETCGKGHETDGFLLVCESCEHAYHGACLDPPVKVKPETEWNCPRCLVGDGQFGFEEGGLYSLKQFQEKAANFKQGYFEKKMPFDPVLNCHRPVTEDDVEQEFWRLVADLEETVEVEYGADIHCTTHGSGFPTIEKNPTDPYSTDPWNLNLLPLHPESLFRHIKSDISGMTVPWVYVGMIFSTFCWHNEDHYAYSANYQHFGATKTWYGIPGDDAEKFENAMREAVPELFETQPDLLFQLVTLLTPDQLKKAGVRVYALDQRAGQLVITFPQAYHAGFNHGFNFNEAVNFAPSDWEPYGLAGVERLQAFRRQPCFSHDELLWTAAEGITNGGLTIQTAKWLAPALARIHERELDQRQVFTGKHEFIAKRLESKHPVEHHRCVFNGENDPECPLVFKIEDVDVPEEESSCFYCKAFTYLSRFVCQKTGKVLCLLHAGSHPCCDYSDSERYLGKDHVLYYRKTDELMAATYKKVADRANVPEAWEEKYEKLLDEEAKPSLKSLRAVLSEGEKIPYELPSLPTLRAFVERCNTWVEEATNYTVRKQQNRRKNEKAWQIGTRKSIGSSYQDSKEREMRNVANIYRLLDEAERIGFDCPEILQLQERADAIKTFQRDAVRLLEFTTDHDIERVEKLLEEGQSFNVDIPEVEKLSRLLEREQWNARARDSIGTSMTLNDVRLLLEEGQRLEIPPYNDQLNHFSEKLAAGHLWEKTAQDLINAEVVHYPQLQALADQVRENALPVTPETLAAVEQKLHKQREAARQIEDLNRRLNSPDYRQRPKYGEMADVMKKIEELQAKPSGIHELEKEQKRHEDWMRKGKKLFGKTNAPLHILKSHMEYVLDRNVDCFDFVHDKPRVPAEPQSREPSPSEREKTNRWDDPKFREVFCICRRTEAGMMIECELCHEWYHGKCLKIARGKVKEDDKYTCPICDWRVKIPRDAARPKLEDLVQWYEEIISLPFRPDEEEVLKKIIDNAQNFRNHIAGFCSPVVSTASEAETQRFYLRKIEGAEILLAYETNFFRQELHKWCPVAPEPPPVLESSKSTRKPRPTKLMKLLLQYGVDDADDLPESVKGKANSLKRKAQNAEAAAAAAAGGGALAASPSYRAPGHPFYSRNSSAQPSTPGLSMPPNHHPSSSHSAGLDSSSHPNHSSYFLPTGPHLLLSDSSTQHFEQRLIEGNVDDRELNEHLSTDEGRTRIMEILSRTETGKQRAKDLFGPKIWGPTAAANAGSSGPRDNDPLGIGMGGDGDGDDSMFVDLVNEDDDEDKKAAVDHAHHDADIHMEDDHGGEAASLIELGQ, encoded by the exons ATGGTATCGGTCCCCTCCGCCAGCGTGTCGAACGGATCCATCACCACGATCAGCGCCAATGCACATGCCAAAGATTCTCCCGCCATGACCACGCCTTCAGCTTCCATCGCAAACGGGGCCAAGTCAAAAGCGGCGCAGGTCAACGGGAATGGCTACCACCCGCCAAAACCTCAAGTGCCGCTGAGCTCCATGAAGAGCGCGCCTCTCGACCTGTCGTCAGTTGAGCGCCGCGGGCAACCTACCATGTGCAAGGAGCccctcaagaagaagaacaggccACACGGGCTGCAGGAAGCGCCGACGTACCAGCCAACGGAGGAGGAATGGAAAGAACCTTTCGAGTACATCAGGAAAATCTCAAAAGAGGCGAGAGAATACGGTCTCTGCAAAATCATTCCACCAGACTCTTGGAACCCCGAATTCGCCATCAATACAGAG AAATTTCATTTTCGAACGCGGAAACAGGAGCTCAATTCTGTTGAAGGCA GCACCCGTGCGAATCTCACCTACCTGGACGCGCTCCAGAAATTCCACAAACAACAAGGTAACACGAACTTGACGAGATGGCCGTACGTCGACAAGAAACCACTGGACCTGTACCGGCTCAAAAAAGCCGTCGAGGCCCGCGGTGGGTTCGAGAAGGTGTGCAAGCTGAAGAAGTGGGCAGAGATTGGTCGTGACCTGGGGTACAGTGGCAAAATAATGTCGTCTCTGTCCACCTCACTCAAGAACTCGTATCAGAAGTGGCTCTGCCCCTATGAGGAATACTTACGGACCGCCAAACCTGGCGTCTACCAGCAGCTAGAGCTGGAGTATGGCGGCCCTCTAActcccagcccagcccagagCCCGATGAAGCGGTCAAATGTCAACACGCCCTTAAGTCTCCGTGCCGAGTCGCCGGCCAGACATGCGACAGACGCGCTACAGGCGACCATGAACGGCCCCAAGGAGACTGACCAAGACGTCCAAATGTCCGACACGCCCGTAGCTAGCACACCACAGGTCTCATCAGGCTTCACGGCGACCAACTCGGGAGGCTTCACTGCCGTCAATTCCGGCTTTACGAGTATCAACCGACCCCAAAACGTGGCTTCGGAGAACAAGAGTCTCTCCACACCAAAACAGTACAGCACGCCGCTCGCGTCCTCAAAAAACACACCAGAATACCGACCTTCATCCCTTGGCCCTGCCGGACTCAAGCGACAACTTAGTTGCGACGATGTGGAGAAGGACTCGCCCTGTGACAAGGACGATGTTGATGGCAGCCGAAGAAGCAGTAAACGGCTGAAGAAGG GTAATGTTCCCACTGTAGCGGGTTCGCACATGTCACTCTTTCGTCCATCGGCTCCTAGGATACCCCGAGATGAGGCTCTGGGCTCGGGTGAG ACCTGCGGCAAAGGTCACGAGACTGACGGCTTCCTGCTCGTTTGCGAGTCCTGCGAGCATGCTTACCATGGCGCTTGCCTTGACCCGCCAGTTAAAGTCAAGCCGGAGACAGAATGGAACTGCCCCCGCTGTCTTGTTGGCGACGGCCAGTTTGGCTTCGAGGAAGGTGGACTGTACTCGCTAAAACAGTTCCAAGAGAAGGCGGCCAACTTTAAACAAGGTTActtcgagaagaagatgccCTTTGACCCTGTCCTCAACTGCCATCGACCAGTTACCGAAGACGACGTCGAACAGGAGTTCTGGCGCTTAGTTGCCgacttggaggagacggtggaAGTCGAATATGGTGCTGATATCCATTGCACAACCCACGGCTCTGGATTTCCGACCATCGAGAAGAACCCCACCGACCCCTATTCGACCGATCCCTGGAACCTGAACCTTTTACCCCTGCATCCTGAAAGTCTCTTCCGCCATATCAAGTCTGACATCTCCGGCATGACAGTTCCGTGGGTTTACGTCGGCATGATTTTCTCCACTTTCTGTTGGCATAACGAGGACCATTACGCGTATTCGGCCAACTATCAGCACTTCGGAGCCACCAAGACTTGGTACGGCATCCCCGGAGATGATGCCGAGAAGTTTGAGAATGCAATGAGGGAGGCCGTCCCCGAGCTTTTCGAGACGCAACCAGACCTTCTGTTCCAGCTTGTTACTCTTTTGACCCCGGATCAGCTGAAGAAGGCCGGTGTTCGAGTCTATGCGCTTGATCAACGCGCAGGACAGCTCGTCATTACCTTCCCGCAAGCCTACCACGCCGGCTTCAACCATGGATTCAACTTCAATGAGGCCGTGAACTTTGCTCCCAGCGACTGGGAGCCCTATGGGCTAGCAGGTGTCGAAAGGTTACAGGCCTTCCGTCGGCAACCGTGTTTCTCGCATGATGAGCTCCTGTGGACCGCGGCGGAAGGTATCACCAACGGGGGACTGACGATCCAGACCGCCAAGTGGTTGGCTCCTGCGTTGGCTAGAATACACGAACGGGAACTCGACCAAAGACAGGTATTCACAGGCAAGCATGAGTTCATCGCCAAACGGCTCGAATCAAAGCACCCGGTTGAGCATCATCGCTGTGTCTTCAACGGAGAGAACGACCCTGAATGCCCGCTAGTCTTCAAGATCGAGGACGTTGATGTTCCCGAGGAAGAGTCCTCGTGCTTTTATTGCAAGGCTTTCACGTACTTGTCGAGATTTGTTTGCCAGAAAACCGGCAAGGTTTTGTGTCTCCTGCATGCTGGCAGCCACCCATGTTGCGATTACAGCGACTCTGAGCGCTACCTCGGCAAGGACCACGTCTTGTACTACCGCAAGACGGACGAACTCATGGCCGCGACGTACAAGAAGGTGGCCGACCGCGCCAATGTCCCAGAAGCATGGGAGGAGAAGTACGAGAAACTCCTGGACGAGGAAGCCAAACCTTCTTTGAAGTCTCTGCGGGCTGTGCTCAGCGAAGGTGAGAAGATCCCATACGAACTGCCTTCACTCCCAACCCTCCGAGCCTTTGTTGAGCGGTGCAATActtgggttgaggaggcAACCAACTACACAGTTCGGAAGCAACAGAACCGGCGCAAGAATGAGAAGGCCTGGCAAATCGGGACAAGGAAGTCAATCGGCAGTTCTTACCAGGACTCGAAAGAGCGAGAGATGCGCAATGTCGCCAACATCTACCGTCTCCTAGACGAGGCTGAAAGGATTGGCTTTGACTGTCCGGAGATACTCCAATTGCAAGAACGCGCTGATGCGATCAAGACTTTCCAGCGCGACGCGGTCCGTCTCCTCGAGTTTACCACAGACCATGATATTGAGCGGGTCGAGAAACTTCTTGAAGAGGGGCAGAGCTTCAACGTGGACATTCCCGAGGTGGAGAAGCTGTCGCGTCTTTTGGAGCGAGAGCAATGGAATGCCAGAGCCCGGGATAGCATTGGAACCAGCATGACACTGAACGAtgttcgtcttcttcttgaggaagGTCAACGCCTTGAAATCCCGCCATATAACGACCAACTGAACCACTTTTCGGAGAAGCTTGCCGCCGGTCACCTGTGGGAGAAGACGGCACAGGACCTCATCAACGCCGAGGTGGTTCACTATCCCCAACTGCAAGCCCTTGCGGATCAAGTCCGTGAAAACGCCTTGCCCGTCACACCGGAGACCCTGGCTGCCGTGGAACAGAAGCTTCACAAGCAGCGCGAGGCTGCAAGACAGATAGAGGATCTGAACAGGcgcctcaacagccccgaCTATCGACAACGGCCAAAGTATGGCGAGATGGCTGAcgtgatgaagaagatagAGGAACTTCAAGCCAAGCCATCTGGCATCCATGAGCTCGAGAAGGAACAGAAGCGGCACGAGGACTGGATGAGAAAAGGCAAGAAGTTGTTTGGGAAGACTAACGCTCCTTTGCACATTCTCAAGTCGCACATGGAGTACGTTCTTGATCGTAACGTGGACTGTTTCGACTTTGTTCACGACAAACCCCGTGTCCCCGCTGAGCCCCAATCGAGAGAGCCAAGTCCGTCAGAAAGGGAGAAGACAAATCGGTGGGACGATCCCAAATTCCGGGAGGTCTTTTGCATCTGCCGCCGTACCGAGGCTGGCATGATGATTGAATGCGAGCTCTGCCATGAATGGTATCACGGCAAGTGTCTCAAGATCGCGCGTGGTAAGGTCAAGGAAGATGACAAGTACACTTGTCCAATTTGCGACTGGCGTGTCAAGATTCCACGCGATGCCGCTCGTCCCAAACTTGAAGATTTGGTTCAGTGGTATGAGGAGATTATTAGCCTCCCGTTCCGGccagacgaggaagaggtctTGAAGAAGATCATCGACAACGCCCAGAACTTCCGTAACCACATCGCTGGCTTTTGCAGCCCCGTGGTCTCGACAGCGTCCGAGGCAGAGACACAGCGCTTTTACCTACGCAAGATTGAGGGTGCCGAGATCCTCCTGGCGTACGAGACCAACTTCTTCCGACAAGAACTTCACAAGTGGTGCCCTGTTGCCCCGGAGCCTCCCCCGGTACTTGAGTCTTCTAAGAGCACACGCAAGCCCAGGCCAACCAAACTGATGAAGCTTCTCCTTCAATACGGAGTGGATGATGCAGACGATTTACCCGAGAGCGTGAAAGGCAAGGCCAACAGCCTCAAGCGCAAAGCCCAGAATGCCGAagctgctgcggctgctgccgccggcggAGGTGCTTTGGCCGCAAGTCCCAGTTACAGAGCGCCTGGCCACCCATTCTATTCTCGCAACTCGTCCGCTCAACCGTCAACCCCTGGTCTCTCGATGCcgcccaaccaccatccttcATCATCCCACAGCGCCGGCCTGGACTCGTCCTCTCATCCGAATCACTCTTCCTACTTTCTCCCAACCGGGCCCCACCTCCTGTTGAGCGACAGCTCCACGCAGCACTTTGAGCAGCGTCTGATCGAGGGCAACGTCGATGACCGGGAACTGAACGAGCATCTCTCCACCGATGAGGGGAGAACGAGGATTATGGAGATCCTGTCTCGGACAGAGACCGGCAAGCAACGTGCCAAGGACCTGTTTGGTCCCAAAATCTGGGGTCCTACGGCTGCTGCCAACGCTGGCTCGTCAGGTCCTCGGGATAACGATCCCCTTGGCATCGGCAtgggaggagacggcgaTGGGGACGACAGCATGTTTGTTGATCTGGTTaatgaagatgacgacgaggataAGAAAGCCGCCGTCGATCATGCCCACCATGATGCGGATATTCACATGGAGGACGACCATGGAGGCGAGGCTGCTTCACTCATAGAACTGGGGCAGTAG